A genomic segment from Geitlerinema sp. PCC 7407 encodes:
- a CDS encoding helix-turn-helix domain-containing protein, producing MHSPDSPSMLDLSAEGHTLLSCAVETTLDILGGRWKVLIIRELLTGVRRFNELQRSLPGITQKMLTQQLREMEADGIIHREIYPQVPPKVEYSLTPLGETLRPLLQAMHDWGVTYAQLKRLDSETQDSVG from the coding sequence ATGCATTCTCCCGATTCTCCGTCCATGCTGGATTTGTCGGCTGAGGGCCACACGCTCTTGAGCTGCGCGGTCGAAACCACCCTCGATATTTTGGGCGGGCGCTGGAAAGTGTTGATTATTCGGGAGCTGCTGACCGGCGTGAGGCGCTTTAACGAACTCCAGCGATCGCTCCCCGGCATCACCCAAAAAATGCTGACCCAGCAGCTGCGAGAGATGGAAGCTGACGGCATCATCCACCGCGAAATCTATCCCCAGGTGCCGCCCAAGGTCGAATATTCCCTGACGCCCCTGGGAGAAACCCTGCGGCCCCTGCTGCAAGCGATGCATGACTGGGGCGTCACCTACGCTCAGCTCAAGCGCCTCGACAGCGAAACTCAGGACTCGGTTGGGTGA
- a CDS encoding CHAT domain-containing protein, which translates to MIQEFHISVTPIGGDEYLVRTEQVAPGVPLAEEQVVWPVEQWLRLAGRLMDEPIAGVLQGSTEPASPDLVQLGQQLYNALFQGTIRDSWVTAQGVAQHRQAVLRLRLGLGPKDSRVWAVPWEVLYAGNRPLATGMDVVFSRYRAIYAGRPPAQVQQNWAPDSDRPLQILMAIATPADQVGLALKQEALQLQAELQALQEDAETSGPEIELTILEQPGREQLTQALEQGRYQVLHYAGHSEFSLSGGHLYLVNGRTGLTETLSGDDLAGLLANNGIRMAVFNSCRGAHSPLAAIDQAMSRNLADVLVQRGVPAVLAMAERIPDEVALTLTRLFYRNLKQRYAIDLSLSRARQGLISAYGSKQLYWALPILYLQPEFDGRLLPAPPDSEGEGLADVANAPWLPWTGILPVEEGDAVIDPGEIDWASDRLEGAELLNGAIAVEDAEPETEQAAEPQADQAPGRSPSSSLPWEAEAPERPGADNDEIYGPEDYDAEDYNPEDYGDFDEEDLGEFVDDLGEYEDFGGFSGDVEGWDQNEADYENDASVVADLFRQITTSEPPAEAPSSAPPAPEPVPVAVAAAPAEPAPALPVVPVPPEKTTPKPSLLASSRSRLAVLIAMGSIVGLGAIAAVGLWVRDVRLSRDLGELPPGIEARTDQASTSSVAPEDLAQAETATVTAIAIESFSQPNLDRGNAAVAALLDRGALAQAKAALATVPNQTLDDPGVSFLRGRLAWQSLQSGDKTFSIDDARRYWETAAKADAENPLYQNALGFAYYLEGNLNRANDVWLATLAVDESAPAGAAGDKAATLSPATLNAYAGLALTLAKAAQNESPDQQANLRSKAAKLYQMVMLEDPVRFQPDALAKDWLWTETMIREWQAIAQLKD; encoded by the coding sequence GTGATTCAGGAATTTCATATTTCTGTCACCCCCATTGGTGGGGACGAATATCTCGTGCGCACGGAGCAGGTCGCTCCGGGGGTGCCCCTGGCTGAGGAGCAGGTTGTGTGGCCCGTGGAGCAGTGGCTACGGCTGGCGGGGCGGCTGATGGATGAGCCCATCGCCGGGGTCTTGCAGGGTAGCACAGAGCCCGCGTCGCCGGATCTGGTGCAGCTGGGGCAGCAGCTCTACAACGCCCTGTTCCAGGGCACCATTCGCGATAGCTGGGTGACCGCCCAGGGCGTGGCCCAGCACCGTCAGGCCGTCCTGCGTCTGCGCCTAGGCCTCGGCCCCAAGGACAGCCGGGTGTGGGCGGTGCCCTGGGAGGTCCTCTACGCTGGCAATCGCCCTCTGGCGACGGGGATGGATGTGGTGTTTTCGCGCTACCGGGCCATCTACGCCGGGCGGCCCCCGGCCCAGGTGCAGCAAAACTGGGCGCCCGATTCAGACCGGCCTTTGCAGATTTTGATGGCGATCGCCACCCCCGCCGATCAGGTCGGGCTGGCCCTCAAGCAAGAAGCATTGCAGCTCCAGGCTGAGCTGCAAGCGCTCCAGGAAGACGCCGAAACCAGCGGCCCCGAGATCGAGCTGACGATCCTCGAGCAGCCCGGCCGCGAGCAGCTCACCCAGGCCCTGGAGCAGGGCCGCTACCAGGTCCTGCACTACGCCGGTCACAGCGAATTTAGTCTCTCCGGCGGGCACCTCTACCTGGTCAACGGCCGCACCGGCCTCACCGAAACCCTCAGCGGTGACGACCTGGCGGGCCTGCTGGCCAACAACGGCATTCGCATGGCCGTGTTCAACTCCTGTCGTGGCGCCCACAGCCCTCTGGCCGCGATCGATCAGGCCATGAGCCGCAACCTGGCCGATGTCCTGGTGCAGCGGGGCGTCCCGGCGGTGCTGGCCATGGCAGAGCGCATTCCCGATGAGGTGGCGCTGACCCTGACCCGCCTGTTTTATCGCAATCTCAAGCAGCGCTACGCCATCGACCTGAGCCTCAGCCGGGCGCGGCAGGGCCTCATTTCTGCCTATGGCTCCAAGCAGCTCTACTGGGCACTGCCCATTCTGTATTTGCAGCCCGAGTTTGATGGGCGTCTCCTGCCAGCGCCTCCGGACAGTGAGGGCGAAGGGCTAGCCGACGTGGCCAATGCGCCTTGGCTGCCCTGGACGGGGATTTTGCCGGTGGAGGAGGGCGACGCGGTCATCGATCCGGGCGAAATCGACTGGGCGAGCGATCGCCTGGAGGGGGCCGAGCTGCTCAATGGGGCGATCGCCGTGGAAGACGCTGAGCCGGAAACGGAGCAGGCCGCAGAACCCCAAGCGGATCAAGCCCCCGGGCGATCGCCCTCGAGCAGCTTGCCCTGGGAGGCAGAGGCCCCGGAGCGGCCAGGGGCAGACAACGATGAAATCTACGGCCCCGAAGACTACGACGCCGAGGACTACAACCCCGAAGACTACGGCGACTTCGATGAAGAGGATTTGGGTGAATTCGTTGACGATCTTGGAGAATACGAGGATTTCGGCGGCTTTTCGGGAGATGTAGAGGGCTGGGACCAGAACGAAGCGGATTACGAGAATGATGCCAGCGTGGTTGCGGACCTGTTTCGCCAGATCACCACGTCCGAGCCGCCCGCCGAAGCGCCTAGTTCTGCGCCACCAGCGCCCGAGCCGGTGCCTGTAGCAGTGGCGGCCGCGCCCGCCGAGCCAGCGCCTGCCTTGCCAGTCGTTCCTGTGCCCCCTGAGAAAACGACCCCGAAGCCGTCACTGTTGGCCTCCAGCCGATCGCGCTTGGCAGTGCTGATCGCCATGGGAAGTATCGTCGGCCTAGGGGCGATCGCCGCTGTGGGGCTGTGGGTGCGCGATGTCCGCCTGAGCCGCGATCTGGGTGAGCTGCCGCCCGGTATCGAAGCCCGCACAGACCAGGCTTCGACGAGCAGTGTTGCCCCCGAGGATCTGGCCCAGGCCGAGACCGCCACGGTCACGGCGATCGCCATCGAAAGCTTCTCCCAGCCCAATCTCGATCGCGGCAACGCCGCCGTGGCGGCCCTCCTCGACCGGGGAGCCCTTGCCCAGGCCAAGGCTGCCCTAGCCACCGTCCCCAATCAAACCTTGGATGACCCCGGCGTGAGCTTCTTGCGGGGGCGTCTCGCGTGGCAGTCTCTCCAGTCTGGCGACAAAACCTTCAGCATCGACGACGCGCGCCGCTACTGGGAAACCGCCGCCAAAGCCGACGCTGAGAACCCCCTCTACCAAAACGCCCTGGGCTTTGCCTACTACCTCGAAGGCAACCTCAATCGGGCCAATGATGTGTGGCTGGCCACCCTTGCCGTAGATGAGTCTGCGCCCGCTGGGGCCGCCGGAGACAAGGCGGCGACCCTCTCCCCCGCCACCCTCAACGCCTACGCCGGTCTCGCCCTCACCCTGGCCAAGGCCGCCCAAAATGAGTCCCCCGACCAGCAGGCCAATTTGCGCAGCAAGGCCGCCAAGCTGTATCAGATGGTGATGTTGGAGGACCCGGTGCGCTTCCAGCCGGACGCTCTGGCCAAGGACTGGCTCTGGACGGAAACCATGATTCGCGAGTGGCAGGCGATCGCCCAGCTCAAGGACTAA
- a CDS encoding pirin family protein — protein sequence MLTLRKAHERGHANYGWLNTNYTFSFANYYDPQHMGFRALRVINEDYVAPGQGFGTHGHRDMEIITYVLEGALAHKDSLGNGAQIVPGEVQRMTAGTGIQHSEFNASDSEQVHLLQIWLLPETQNLPPSYEQKAFSLVETPSDLKLVASRDGRDGSVTVHQSVDLYAAVLEPASEVVHVLQPGRHAWVQVARGQVTVNGQPMEAGDGAAISQEEKVAIATGPDHSAEFLLFDLA from the coding sequence ATGTTGACCCTGCGCAAAGCTCACGAACGCGGTCACGCCAACTATGGCTGGCTCAACACAAACTACACCTTCTCCTTTGCCAACTATTATGACCCACAGCACATGGGCTTTCGGGCGCTGCGGGTGATCAACGAAGACTACGTGGCGCCGGGCCAGGGCTTCGGCACCCACGGCCACCGGGACATGGAGATCATCACCTACGTCCTCGAAGGGGCGCTGGCTCACAAGGACAGCCTCGGCAATGGTGCCCAGATCGTGCCGGGAGAGGTGCAGCGCATGACGGCGGGCACCGGGATCCAGCACAGCGAGTTCAACGCTTCGGACTCCGAGCAGGTGCACCTGCTGCAAATCTGGCTCTTGCCCGAGACCCAGAATCTGCCGCCGAGCTACGAGCAGAAGGCCTTTTCTCTGGTCGAGACGCCCAGCGACCTCAAGCTCGTGGCCTCTCGCGACGGCCGCGACGGCTCGGTGACGGTGCATCAGTCGGTGGATCTCTACGCAGCGGTGCTAGAGCCCGCCAGCGAAGTGGTGCACGTCTTGCAGCCCGGTCGCCACGCCTGGGTCCAGGTGGCGCGGGGCCAGGTGACGGTGAATGGTCAGCCGATGGAGGCGGGGGACGGGGCCGCCATCAGCCAAGAAGAAAAAGTGGCGATCGCCACTGGGCCTGACCACAGCGCCGAGTTTCTGCTCTTTGATCTGGCCTAG
- the rppA gene encoding two-component system response regulator RppA produces the protein MRILLVDDEAAMADPLSRQLMREGYAVDVAYDGSTGGALAAQGQYDLLILDWMLPQRSGIEICQERRSRGDTTPVLFLTAKDTVDDRVEGLDAGADDYLVKPFELRELLARVRALLRRPATLESPTPSQRLTLEDLVLDRDNQVAYRQGRTIELSEKEEKLLAYFMQHGGQLLTHEQIHGYLWGDTNRPSSNVLAAQVRLLRRKIEAPGEKVLIHTIYGKGYRFGEA, from the coding sequence ATGCGCATCCTCTTGGTTGATGACGAAGCGGCCATGGCAGACCCCCTGAGTCGCCAGCTCATGCGGGAAGGCTACGCGGTGGATGTGGCCTACGACGGCTCGACGGGCGGCGCTTTGGCGGCCCAGGGCCAGTATGATCTGCTGATTTTGGACTGGATGCTGCCCCAGCGATCGGGTATCGAGATTTGCCAAGAGCGGCGATCGCGCGGAGACACGACCCCGGTGCTCTTTCTCACGGCCAAGGACACCGTGGACGATCGCGTCGAGGGCCTAGACGCCGGGGCCGATGACTATCTGGTCAAGCCCTTTGAGCTGCGAGAGCTGCTGGCGCGGGTGCGGGCGCTGCTGCGACGCCCAGCGACCCTGGAGTCCCCGACCCCCAGCCAGCGCCTGACCCTCGAAGATCTCGTGCTCGATCGCGACAACCAAGTGGCCTACCGCCAGGGCCGCACCATCGAGCTATCTGAAAAAGAAGAAAAGCTCTTGGCGTACTTTATGCAGCACGGGGGGCAGCTGCTCACCCACGAGCAGATCCACGGCTATCTGTGGGGCGACACCAACCGCCCCAGCAGCAACGTGCTGGCGGCCCAGGTGCGTCTCCTGCGCCGCAAGATCGAAGCCCCTGGCGAGAAGGTGCTGATCCACACCATCTACGGCAAGGGCTATCGCTTTGGGGAGGCCTAG
- a CDS encoding CDGSH iron-sulfur domain-containing protein, producing MSNANIADTKPAVLKVEPGTYYYCSCGLSSNQPFCNGAHKGSDFTPIKVEIEEAKTVAFCNCKQSQNGAFCDGSHTKL from the coding sequence ATGTCCAACGCCAATATCGCCGACACCAAGCCCGCTGTTCTAAAAGTCGAGCCTGGAACCTACTACTATTGCAGCTGCGGGCTTTCCAGCAATCAGCCGTTCTGCAATGGCGCTCACAAAGGCAGTGATTTCACGCCGATCAAGGTGGAAATCGAGGAGGCCAAAACCGTGGCTTTCTGCAACTGCAAGCAGAGCCAAAATGGCGCTTTTTGTGATGGCAGCCACACCAAGCTTTAG